A window from Deltaproteobacteria bacterium encodes these proteins:
- a CDS encoding HypC/HybG/HupF family hydrogenase formation chaperone — protein sequence MCLAIPAKIESITTGVAQCRVGEGDTFISASMLLLDEAATIGDYVIIHAGFAIRKLDLKEAQESLTILRDLANAYEQERLKYEQEAQA from the coding sequence ATGTGTCTGGCCATTCCCGCCAAAATCGAATCCATCACCACCGGCGTCGCCCAGTGCCGGGTCGGCGAAGGCGACACCTTTATCAGTGCGTCGATGCTTCTCCTGGATGAGGCCGCGACCATCGGCGATTATGTCATCATCCATGCTGGCTTCGCCATCCGCAAGCTGGATTTAAAGGAAGCCCAGGAGTCCTTGACCATCCTGCGCGACCTGGCCAACGCCTATGAGCAGGAACGCCTGAAATACGAACAGGAAGCGCAAGCGTGA
- the hybD gene encoding HyaD/HybD family hydrogenase maturation endopeptidase, with amino-acid sequence MTDSDKRILVLGVGNILFTDEGIGVRCVEELQNRFTCSDNVTLMDGGTLGSKLMGPIMDSDYLIVVDAVLCDDAPGSVYRLLGEDLRKGLAFRNSMHQTDLVDTLGMCGLVGNRPEAVIIGMEPFDYQSMALELSPTAQKAMPAMIKAVLAEITTAGGTCTPN; translated from the coding sequence ATGACCGACTCGGACAAACGCATTCTCGTTCTTGGCGTTGGCAACATTCTTTTCACTGATGAAGGCATTGGCGTGCGTTGCGTGGAAGAGCTGCAAAACCGCTTCACCTGCTCGGACAACGTCACGCTCATGGACGGCGGCACCCTGGGCTCCAAGCTCATGGGCCCCATCATGGACTCGGACTATCTCATTGTCGTTGATGCTGTTCTCTGTGATGACGCGCCAGGATCGGTCTATCGCCTTCTGGGCGAGGACCTTCGCAAGGGACTGGCCTTCCGAAATTCCATGCATCAAACCGATCTGGTGGACACCCTCGGCATGTGCGGATTGGTTGGAAACCGTCCCGAGGCCGTCATCATCGGCATGGAGCCGTTTGATTATCAGTCCATGGCTCTTGAACTCTCGCCCACGGCCCAAAAAGCCATGCCAGCCATGATCAAGGCCGTTCTGGCGGAAATCACGACCGCCGGCGGAACCTGCACCCCAAACTAA
- a CDS encoding nickel-dependent hydrogenase large subunit produces the protein MSGCKSSQAPGVVATPMKKSFKGPIIVDPVTRIEGHLKIEVEVDQGKVTNVWSSSQLFRGLELILKGRDPRDAQHFTQRSCGVCTYTHALASTRCVDNAVGVDKNLPDNARLIRNLVLAAQYLHDHIVHFYHLHALDWVDVTGALAADPKKAASIANSISPRQTKAEDLKAVQDKVKGLVDSGQLGIFTNAYFLGGHDAYYLPPEVNLIATAHYLEALHLQVKAARAMAVFGAKNPHTQFTVVGGVTCYDGLTDKRINEFTELFKETQQFVDECYIPDLLAVASYYKDWAGIGGTTNFLTFGEYPYVESDLNSRWLPAGVIYNRNIGKVEAFDPKLITEHVRHSWYKGDKDYHPYKGVTEPQYTSYEDRDRYSWMKAPRYNKASVETGPLASMLIAYGKGHPEVKKLVDYVLNHLGVGPEALFSTLGRTAARGIETKVVADKMVEWINELTENVKSGNTKIYQEWKMPDEAEGVGYVTAPRGALSHWIRIKGGKIENFQLVVPSTWNLGPRCAEGKLSAVEEALVGTPIADPERPVEILRTVHSYDPCIACGVHVIDSRTNQVRKFKVM, from the coding sequence ATGTCCGGTTGCAAATCCAGCCAAGCCCCGGGTGTCGTTGCCACCCCCATGAAAAAATCCTTCAAGGGCCCCATCATCGTGGACCCCGTGACCCGCATCGAGGGTCATCTGAAAATCGAAGTCGAGGTGGACCAGGGCAAGGTCACCAACGTCTGGTCCAGCTCCCAGCTCTTCCGTGGGCTGGAGCTCATTCTCAAGGGCCGCGACCCGCGCGACGCCCAGCATTTCACCCAGCGGTCCTGCGGCGTGTGCACCTATACCCACGCCCTGGCATCCACCCGCTGCGTGGACAACGCCGTGGGCGTGGACAAAAATCTGCCCGACAACGCCCGACTCATCCGTAATCTGGTCCTGGCCGCGCAGTATCTGCATGACCACATCGTGCATTTCTATCATCTGCACGCCCTGGACTGGGTGGACGTGACCGGCGCCCTGGCCGCCGACCCCAAGAAGGCCGCATCCATCGCCAACTCCATTTCCCCCCGCCAGACCAAGGCCGAGGACTTGAAGGCGGTGCAGGACAAGGTCAAGGGGCTGGTCGACTCCGGGCAGCTCGGCATCTTCACCAACGCCTACTTCCTGGGCGGGCACGACGCCTATTATCTGCCGCCCGAGGTCAACCTCATCGCCACGGCCCATTATCTGGAAGCCCTGCATCTGCAGGTCAAGGCGGCGCGGGCCATGGCCGTTTTCGGCGCCAAGAACCCGCACACCCAGTTCACCGTGGTCGGCGGCGTGACCTGCTACGACGGTCTGACCGACAAACGTATCAATGAATTCACCGAACTCTTCAAGGAAACCCAACAGTTCGTCGACGAATGCTACATTCCCGATCTGTTGGCCGTGGCGTCCTACTACAAGGATTGGGCCGGCATCGGCGGCACCACCAATTTCCTGACCTTCGGCGAATATCCATATGTGGAAAGCGACCTGAACAGCCGCTGGCTGCCGGCCGGCGTGATCTACAACCGCAATATCGGCAAGGTCGAAGCCTTCGATCCCAAGCTGATCACCGAACACGTCCGCCACAGCTGGTACAAGGGCGACAAGGATTACCATCCCTACAAGGGCGTCACGGAACCGCAGTACACCAGCTACGAGGACCGGGACCGCTACTCCTGGATGAAGGCCCCTCGGTACAACAAAGCCTCCGTGGAAACCGGCCCCCTGGCCTCGATGCTCATCGCCTACGGCAAGGGACATCCGGAAGTGAAAAAGCTCGTGGATTATGTCCTGAACCATCTCGGAGTCGGGCCGGAAGCCCTCTTCTCCACCCTGGGCCGCACGGCCGCGCGCGGCATCGAAACCAAGGTCGTGGCCGACAAGATGGTGGAATGGATCAATGAGCTGACCGAAAACGTCAAAAGCGGCAACACCAAGATCTATCAGGAATGGAAGATGCCCGACGAGGCCGAGGGCGTCGGCTATGTGACCGCGCCACGCGGGGCGCTCAGCCATTGGATCAGGATCAAGGGCGGCAAGATCGAAAACTTCCAGCTGGTCGTGCCCTCCACCTGGAACCTCGGACCACGCTGCGCCGAAGGCAAGCTCTCGGCCGTGGAAGAGGCCCTGGTCGGCACGCCCATCGCCGATCCGGAGCGCCCGGTGGAAATCCTCAGAACCGTGCATTCCTACGACCCGTGCATCGCCTGCGGCGTACACGTCATCGATTCCCGGACCAATCAGGTCCGCAAGTTCAAAGTCATGTAA
- a CDS encoding twin-arginine translocation signal domain-containing protein, whose amino-acid sequence MKFSVGLGKPGAEERLVKSGISRRDFMKFCTTIAAVMGMEASFANKIALALTSPQRPSVVWLHNAECTGCSESILRAVRPFIDDLILDTISLDYHETIMAAAGHKAEEALHQAVNAPNGFLCVVEGGIPTKDNGIYGKVAGRTMLEICSEIVPKAKATIAYGTCATYGGVQAAKPNPTGTKGVNDALKDLGVNAVNIPGCPPNPYNLVGTIVHLLTHNLAIPDMDDINRPLMFYGETVHENCPRLAHYEAGEFAPSFDSEEARKGWCLYQLGCKGPTTYNNCPKVKFNQTNWPVEAGHPCIGCSEPDFWDTASPFYEES is encoded by the coding sequence ATGAAGTTTTCCGTAGGTTTAGGCAAACCAGGAGCCGAGGAACGGCTGGTCAAAAGTGGAATCTCCCGTCGAGATTTCATGAAGTTCTGTACCACCATCGCCGCGGTCATGGGCATGGAAGCATCATTCGCCAACAAAATCGCCCTCGCCCTGACGTCACCGCAGCGCCCATCGGTGGTCTGGCTGCACAACGCGGAATGCACGGGTTGCTCGGAGTCCATTCTGCGCGCCGTGCGTCCATTCATCGATGACCTTATCCTGGACACAATAAGCCTAGACTACCATGAAACGATCATGGCCGCCGCTGGTCACAAGGCGGAAGAAGCCCTGCATCAAGCCGTCAACGCGCCCAACGGCTTTCTCTGTGTCGTCGAAGGTGGCATCCCGACCAAGGACAACGGCATCTACGGCAAGGTCGCCGGCCGGACCATGCTGGAAATCTGCTCGGAAATCGTACCCAAGGCCAAGGCGACCATCGCCTACGGCACCTGCGCCACCTATGGCGGAGTCCAGGCGGCCAAACCCAACCCAACCGGAACCAAGGGCGTCAACGACGCGTTGAAGGATCTGGGCGTCAATGCCGTGAACATCCCCGGCTGTCCGCCCAACCCGTACAATCTGGTGGGCACCATCGTGCACCTTCTGACGCACAATCTGGCCATCCCGGACATGGACGATATCAACCGACCGCTGATGTTCTACGGCGAAACCGTCCACGAAAACTGCCCTCGTCTGGCCCATTACGAAGCCGGCGAGTTCGCCCCCTCCTTTGATTCCGAGGAAGCCCGCAAAGGCTGGTGTCTATATCAGCTCGGCTGCAAGGGTCCAACCACGTACAACAACTGCCCCAAGGTCAAATTCAATCAAACCAACTGGCCAGTCGAAGCCGGCCACCCCTGCATCGGCTGCAGCGAACCCGATTTTTGGGACACGGCTTCGCCCTTCTACGAAGAATCCTAG
- a CDS encoding aspartate kinase: MKAPLRVEKIGGTSMSRFPEIIDNIILRNPDDIYGRIYVVSAYGGITNELLEHKKTGQPGIYQLFRDQENYPKKMLALRYRLYELNKTFVPAGLDLEEANDFVGDHIDQSINILRSMDNVMASGYISRGALLLAARELLASLGEMQSAFNAANILQNRGYSATFVDLSGWDDSRQLTIDERIKDSFAGIDPFSTICFATGYTKGTEGIMREFDRGYSEVTFSKVAVLLGASEAIIHKEYHLCSGDPVLIGEDKIHPVCNTNFDVADQLADVGMEAIHPKASKPLEINNIPIRIKNAFDPGHSGTLITKDFIAPESMVEIVTGSDKVTCLEVHDTRMVGEVGFDLRIMQILANHDISYISKATNANTIGMILNDRDCTEAVLTELGEKFEQITTRKVAIVCAIGSNIAQPGILAKAAQALATDGINILAVSQTARQTNMLFVVDRAQFAAAQKALHAALCMTRPRPCAC; the protein is encoded by the coding sequence ATGAAAGCCCCACTTCGCGTCGAAAAGATCGGCGGCACATCCATGTCCCGTTTCCCGGAGATCATCGACAACATCATTTTGCGAAACCCCGATGACATATACGGCCGCATCTACGTGGTCTCGGCCTACGGCGGGATCACCAACGAACTCCTGGAGCACAAGAAGACCGGCCAGCCCGGCATCTACCAGCTTTTCCGGGACCAGGAAAACTACCCGAAAAAAATGCTGGCCCTGCGCTACCGTCTGTACGAGCTGAACAAAACCTTCGTGCCGGCCGGACTGGACCTGGAGGAGGCCAACGACTTCGTCGGCGACCACATCGACCAGTCCATCAACATTCTGCGCAGCATGGATAATGTCATGGCCTCGGGCTATATCTCGCGCGGGGCGTTGCTGCTGGCGGCGCGGGAATTGTTGGCGTCGTTGGGAGAGATGCAAAGCGCGTTCAACGCCGCCAACATCCTTCAGAACAGAGGGTACAGCGCCACGTTCGTCGACCTGAGCGGCTGGGACGACAGCCGGCAACTGACCATCGACGAACGCATCAAGGACAGCTTTGCCGGCATCGACCCGTTTTCCACCATCTGTTTCGCCACGGGCTACACCAAGGGCACCGAGGGCATCATGCGCGAATTCGACCGGGGCTATTCCGAGGTGACCTTTTCCAAGGTCGCGGTTCTCCTGGGCGCGAGCGAGGCCATCATCCACAAGGAATACCATCTCTGCTCCGGCGACCCCGTGCTCATCGGCGAGGACAAAATCCATCCGGTCTGCAACACCAATTTCGACGTGGCCGACCAACTGGCCGATGTCGGCATGGAGGCCATCCACCCCAAGGCGTCCAAGCCCCTGGAAATCAACAACATCCCCATCCGCATCAAAAACGCCTTCGATCCCGGCCACAGTGGCACCCTGATCACCAAGGACTTCATCGCGCCCGAATCCATGGTCGAAATCGTCACCGGGTCGGACAAGGTGACCTGTCTTGAGGTCCACGACACGCGCATGGTCGGCGAGGTCGGCTTCGATCTGCGCATCATGCAGATTCTGGCCAACCACGACATTTCCTACATCAGCAAGGCAACCAACGCCAACACCATCGGCATGATCCTGAACGACCGGGACTGCACCGAGGCCGTGCTCACGGAACTTGGGGAAAAATTCGAACAAATCACCACGCGGAAAGTGGCCATTGTCTGCGCCATCGGCTCCAACATCGCCCAGCCCGGCATCCTGGCCAAGGCCGCCCAGGCCCTGGCCACCGACGGCATCAACATCCTGGCCGTGTCCCAGACCGCCCGCCAGACCAACATGCTCTTCGTGGTCGATCGCGCCCAGTTCGCCGCCGCCCAGAAAGCCCTGCACGCCGCCCTGTGCATGACGCGACCGCGCCCCTGCGCCTGCTAA
- a CDS encoding ABC transporter substrate-binding protein: MKHLLLFVLLLGIGQPVWAEGLHALAMNGVPKYAPDFTHFDYVRPDAPKGGHVRLAATGTFDSFNPFIVKGNSADGLGLLFDTLTQQALDEPFTEYGLVAETMDVAPDRSFVRFRLREAARFHDGSPILASDVIFTFNTLVAQGSPLYAQYYADVDRVEATAPREVTFFLKPEASRELPLILGQIPVLPEAFWKGRDFAASSLDIPPGSGPYRIKEFKAGQRLTFERDPNYWGRDLPVNTGRHNFDTITYDYYRDLTVTLEAFKAGEYDYRQEFNSKQWATGYTGPAVDRGLIHTENIPHKLSQGMQGFIFNTRRELFADLRVRQALNFAFDFEWSNKNLFYSQYTRSRSFFSNSDMASSGAPSAEEQALLAPLDLPREVSTQAFALPESDGSGNIRENLRVAADLLRQAGWAVENGRLIKNGRPFEFEMLLVQADFERVVLPFQRNLARLGITMRVRMVDTSQYLERLNTFDFDMIVGSFGQSLSPGSEQRSFWHSASADMPGSRNYCGIKSPAIDALVDMVVTAPDRPSLILRCKALDRALLWGWYVIPHWHVTSWRVAYWDKFGRPDKTADYGLDFQSWWVDPAKDQDLAARRRGLGLK; this comes from the coding sequence ATGAAGCATCTTCTTCTTTTTGTTCTTCTTTTGGGCATCGGTCAGCCTGTTTGGGCCGAGGGACTCCACGCCTTGGCCATGAACGGCGTTCCCAAATATGCGCCTGATTTTACCCATTTCGACTATGTACGGCCCGACGCGCCCAAGGGCGGCCATGTCCGTCTGGCGGCCACCGGCACCTTCGACAGCTTCAATCCGTTTATCGTCAAGGGCAATTCCGCCGACGGTCTGGGCCTGTTGTTCGACACCCTGACCCAGCAGGCCCTGGACGAACCCTTCACCGAATACGGTCTGGTGGCCGAGACCATGGACGTGGCCCCGGATCGGTCCTTCGTGAGGTTCCGGTTGCGCGAGGCGGCCCGGTTCCACGACGGCAGCCCCATCCTGGCCTCGGACGTGATCTTTACCTTCAATACCCTGGTCGCCCAGGGCAGTCCGCTCTATGCCCAGTATTATGCCGACGTGGACCGGGTGGAGGCGACGGCTCCCCGCGAGGTGACGTTTTTTCTCAAGCCCGAGGCCAGTCGGGAGTTGCCCCTTATCCTGGGCCAGATTCCTGTTCTGCCCGAAGCCTTTTGGAAGGGTCGGGATTTCGCGGCTTCCAGCCTGGATATTCCCCCGGGCAGCGGTCCGTACCGCATCAAGGAGTTCAAGGCCGGCCAGCGTCTGACCTTTGAACGCGATCCGAACTACTGGGGCCGGGATCTGCCCGTGAACACGGGCCGCCACAACTTCGACACCATCACCTATGATTATTACCGCGACCTGACCGTGACCCTGGAGGCGTTCAAGGCCGGGGAATACGATTACCGGCAGGAGTTCAATTCCAAGCAGTGGGCCACGGGCTACACCGGCCCGGCCGTGGACAGGGGTCTGATCCATACCGAAAACATTCCGCACAAGCTCTCCCAGGGCATGCAGGGATTTATTTTCAACACCCGACGGGAGCTGTTCGCTGATTTGCGCGTACGGCAGGCTCTGAATTTTGCCTTTGATTTCGAGTGGAGCAACAAGAACCTGTTTTATTCCCAGTACACGCGCTCCAGGAGTTTTTTCTCCAATTCCGACATGGCGTCGTCCGGCGCGCCTTCGGCCGAGGAACAGGCGTTGCTCGCGCCGCTTGATCTGCCACGTGAGGTTTCGACCCAGGCGTTCGCCCTGCCCGAGAGCGATGGCTCCGGCAACATCCGCGAGAACCTGCGCGTGGCCGCCGATTTGTTGCGTCAGGCCGGTTGGGCGGTGGAAAACGGCAGGCTGATCAAGAATGGCCGGCCGTTCGAGTTCGAGATGCTTTTGGTGCAGGCGGATTTCGAGCGCGTGGTGCTGCCGTTTCAGCGCAATCTGGCCCGGTTGGGCATCACGATGCGGGTACGCATGGTCGACACCTCCCAGTATCTGGAGCGGCTTAATACCTTTGATTTCGACATGATCGTCGGCAGCTTCGGCCAGTCCTTGTCGCCGGGAAGCGAACAGCGCTCCTTCTGGCATTCGGCCTCGGCCGACATGCCGGGTTCGCGCAATTATTGCGGCATCAAGAGTCCGGCCATCGACGCCCTGGTCGATATGGTCGTGACCGCGCCGGACCGGCCAAGCCTCATCCTGCGCTGCAAGGCCCTGGACCGGGCCCTGTTGTGGGGATGGTACGTCATCCCGCATTGGCACGTCACGTCCTGGCGCGTGGCCTATTGGGACAAATTCGGCCGGCCGGACAAGACGGCCGACTATGGCCTGGATTTTCAGTCATGGTGGGTCGATCCGGCCAAGGACCAGGATTTGGCGGCCCGGCGGCGGGGGCTGGGGCTCAAGTAA
- a CDS encoding microcin C ABC transporter permease YejB, with protein sequence MLAYILRRLALIVPTVLGILTLNFFIIQAAPGGPVEQMIAHLQGLDVAAAARVSGPGADAARSEGSSSSAYRGAQGLDPRLVDRIERMYGFDKPLWERYLAMLKSYATFDLGESFFRSKPVTRLIAEKIPVSLSLGLWSTLVIYTLSIPLGIAKAVRHGSRFDVWTSTAMIVGNAIPVFLFAILLVVLFAGGSYFNWFPLRGLTSPGWDDFSLWHKITDYFWHLVLPVSALVIGGFATLTMLTKNSFLDEIGKQYVLTARAKGLSESRVLYGHVFRNAMLLIIAGFPSAFISMFFTGSLLIEVIFSLDGLGLLGFEATIGRDYPVMFGSLYIFTLIGLVTKLLSDLTYMLVDPRIDFSGRRQS encoded by the coding sequence ATGCTGGCCTACATTCTGCGGCGTCTGGCCCTCATCGTGCCCACCGTGCTGGGCATCCTGACGCTCAATTTTTTCATCATCCAGGCCGCGCCCGGCGGACCCGTGGAGCAGATGATCGCCCACCTGCAGGGGCTGGACGTGGCCGCCGCGGCCAGGGTCAGCGGCCCGGGCGCGGACGCGGCCCGGTCCGAGGGCTCGTCCTCGTCCGCCTATCGCGGGGCCCAGGGGCTGGACCCGCGGCTCGTGGACCGCATCGAGCGCATGTACGGCTTCGACAAGCCCCTGTGGGAGCGCTATCTGGCCATGCTCAAGAGCTACGCCACCTTCGATCTGGGCGAGAGCTTTTTTCGCAGCAAGCCGGTCACACGGCTCATTGCCGAAAAGATACCGGTGTCCCTGTCCCTGGGCCTGTGGAGCACGCTTGTCATTTACACGCTGTCCATACCGCTGGGCATCGCCAAGGCCGTGCGTCACGGCTCGCGCTTCGATGTCTGGACCAGCACGGCCATGATCGTCGGCAACGCCATTCCGGTTTTTCTTTTCGCCATCCTGCTCGTGGTGCTTTTTGCCGGCGGCAGCTATTTCAACTGGTTTCCCCTGCGCGGTCTGACGTCGCCCGGCTGGGACGATTTTTCCTTGTGGCACAAGATCACGGACTATTTCTGGCATCTGGTGCTGCCGGTGTCGGCCCTGGTCATCGGCGGGTTCGCCACCCTGACCATGCTGACCAAGAATTCCTTTCTGGACGAGATCGGCAAGCAGTACGTGCTCACGGCCAGGGCCAAGGGCCTGAGCGAATCCCGCGTCCTGTACGGCCATGTTTTCCGTAACGCCATGCTGCTCATCATCGCCGGATTTCCGTCGGCGTTTATCTCCATGTTTTTCACCGGCTCGCTTCTGATCGAGGTCATTTTTTCCCTGGACGGCCTGGGCCTCTTGGGCTTCGAGGCGACCATCGGCCGCGACTATCCGGTCATGTTCGGCTCTCTGTACATTTTTACCCTGATCGGTCTGGTGACCAAGCTTCTGTCCGACCTGACCTACATGCTGGTGGACCCGCGCATCGATTTCAGCGGCCGGAGGCAGTCATGA